The genomic region tcGGTTGTAATGACTATTCGTTTTATTCTCATCGTTCCtctatatgtatacacacatatatatatatatatatgtataaatgaagCATACTATTTACGTTTAcgtaatacaaaataaacaaactTTTCTTTCATGTATTGAAACATCtctttttttgcttatttgcccccttttatgttattacattggaattattgtattttccATATGACCTATTGTAATGTTTTCTGTGATGACGTTCGTCTGAGTAGAGGTAAAAACAACGTATGTGTATGAATATACGTGCCTTTGTAGGTATACGTACACATGTATGAACATACAAATATCtgtatctatctatctacctatatatatatatatgtatacacatgtatatgaatgtatatatgttaatacatgtgcacatatattGTTACACGTACATTTTTACACGTACACTTTTACacgtatatttttacacGTACACTTTTACacgtatatttttacacGTATATCTATctgtttattcatttttgcGAGCTGCAGTTTcccctttttccttttggcATTTACCATGATTGTATCTTTTGAACTCCCTCATTCTGACGTATTCAAAAAtgataaagtaaaataaaaataaaaatagaaatcaGGTTAATACAagtatattcatttaaacaaattgaatttttatatttatcttacGCACTGGAAAAAATAACGTAAAATAAtgcgaaaaaataaaaaaaaatacaaatatatatatatatatatatatatatgtatatatgtgtatatatgtacaaagaaatattactaaacaattacacatacataaatatatgcgcATAAATACAAATGCATACCGTATACTCTTATATGTTCACCGACGGtcgcataaaaaaaaaaaagaaaaaaaaaagtgcacaaggaattatgttattacgtaatatactataaaagatatatatatattttttttttttttttttgttttttactaAATAGTGAAAGTGATAACTGTCATTATGAGTAAATTTCATAAAGCATTGAAAATGCTATCAttcatacatacgtacgaacatacatgtatgtgcgtatgtttcatatgtacataaattctgtatatatttatactaatGCGCATTCTTTTCAATACTCCAATAAACAAGTTTTAGCCTTTTTCGTaaattatgaagaaaaaaaaggtagtCAAATTGAAGGAAGAGTATGTTCCTAAGGGAAATTATTGTaatagtatataaaaatgaaaagaattattttttcgaCTTTTTCGACTTCTCTAACCTTTTGAAccttttctgttttttcaaCTTTCTGAACCTTTCCAGCTTTCTTAACTTTTCCAACTTTCTTAACTTTTCCAACATTCTGAACCTTTCCAACTTTCTTAACTTTTCCAACCTTCTGAACCTTTCCAACTTTCTTAACTTTTCCAACATTCTGAACTTTTCCAATCTTTTCAacatttcttatttttttaattttttttttttttttgccaaTATTACTATTTCTATCTCGTAAATACACAAATCTGTTCCATTGCGTGGTCATATTTTCCAATGTACTCCTCTtgtatttgttaattttaccTGAATGTTCAtaaatgttttctttttttttagttagtAAAGATGCGCTGTTAACGAACATTTTTATGCAAAGTAACGAAAACGCAGTCTCGGATATAGACTCCAAGAACTCTCAGCTTATTGTTAATTGTATTAATAAACTGCATAAAAAAAGTCTTCAGACAAAGCTCAAGTCCATAAATGTAACCTCGTTAAGCAGCCTTTTCGGCGGATAAATTATGCATAAGTATATCgttgtacatatgtatgggCGTACGAGTGTATGTTAGTACATGTGCGTGGGCGTACGAGTGTATGTTAGTACATATGTGTGGGCGCTCGTATGTATGCATCCATCGCATATGTGTTAATGCGATGCTAACATTGTCGTATATTCCATGTGTATACGTTTTTTTCAATGTAACTTtacacattttattttattttatttttttgacatACAGGAATTAATTCTGCACCTGAGTAAATGTGATGAAGACGCAGTTAGTCATTTATTCCCcccttttttaaatgtttataaaaagttaatatatCATCCAAATTACAGTTTAAGGGAAAGTAATACCCTCTTTTCAGTAGCATATACTAGCACAGTTATACGCACAgacgtacatatgtacatatgtatgtaactGCATATGTAACTGCATATGTAACTGCATATGTAACTGCGCATGTAACTGCATATGTAACTGCGTATGTAACTGCATATGTAACTGCATATGTAACTGCGTATGTAACTGCGTATGTAACTGCATATGTAACTGCGTATGTAACTGCGTATGTAACTGCTTATGTAACTGCGTGTGTATTTTTCGCCTGTCCAACCGAACCTTTgaactcctttttttttctctagcTGCACAAGTTACACTCGCAGTTGTAATACACGTACTTCAGTACCTCGAGTATTTcttaatgttaataattttaattttttttttttttttccacacTCTTCCTTAAACAGATTTAAATTTGTGTCTTAAGTTGTTCatagaaaagataaaaacaaaaataaaattgcacttaagtatatttttacctCCTTTGTTTGTTTCCCTATTTGATTACAGTAGAAGTGTAAGTCTGACAGTTCTGTGTATATGTTTGCTTCGGCATTGGTTATGCCATTGTTAATGCATAcaattatgtatttaatacacatacacacgtATGTACAAACGTGAACACATATCCCCACATGCacccacatatatattatgcgCACGTGTGTGTACATCCCTTTCCCGCTTACTTAACCCCTTTCAGGTGAAGAGCCTCTCGAGTGATATTCTGTCGATCATATTTCCGAACAAGGGAGAGGGaaaaaatttggaaaaagaagaaaaggaagaaaaaaaaaaaaaaggagcaaAACTAAGGTTACAAGAGGAAAATAAACTCTACTTAAATGTAAAGAAGTTAAATGTGAATACTGTAAATTTGTACAAGTgcttgaaatatattaaagatgATATGAACGAAGCAGTGAcaagtaatttaaaaaatatgaacaatgaCGAGGATTATGATAGCaacatatatctttttaatgTGCTTTGCTTTTTTCCTGctcttttatatatgatcataaaatatgcaaaagaGGTAAATGGCAATTTTGATGAGGGTGAGAATGAAATTATAGACGAGAACAATAAGTCGATAttgaaaagaaattataaagatAAGATTAAAGAAACTGTTAAGGAGGAATTTGCAAGTTTTAGGAATATATTTAGCTCATTTTTGAAtgctttaaattttatatatgaaaagaataaagaaaatttaagggtaaaaaaaatgatgtatctctctatatttaatattatttatttattaaaaaaagaaaaaataaattatatggaTTTGAATGATGAAGAGggtaatacatatatttttaattatattcgATGTATAGTAAGTAATAAAGAGGagtatattatgaaaaatataaatcattttttattactttatttcctatcagaaaataaaaaaaaaattaatgaaaattttttgaaaagttATTTGTCTTtagtaaaacaaaacaaaatatatggaaatgatgtttttaactttaatatatttttatttctttttatatttgaaaaaaaagatattcaagattatttttttttctttttttttttattttattttttgctacTCAATGGACGGGGTTCATCTGTAGCTATTTATTACGATATATTACTTCACTTACTTGAACGCTTTCCGTTCAGTAGAGAAAAACTAGATGATGCCCCGACAAGTGATATAGTAAATTGTAAGTTCGAACAAGAGCATATAAGTAACACCAAAAGGAGCACCCTTGTAGAAGCAAATGAGAACGTAGTGGATGGTGCATGTATAGAGAGCAAAGGGGGAAGTGAACAAcattgtatgtatgtatttaccGAAAATCAATGTGTCCAAATTttgtatgaaaatattatgctCTTACCTTTGGAAACATTGTTTGTTCAGAAAAATTTAGACAACTGTAATGTCTGTTTTAGGAGTACAAGTATGTATGAACAgcttacaaatatatattattgccaaaagaaaaaaacaaataagagggatggaaaagataaaaatcaGTTTGAtcatttaagaaaaaagttagtggatgaaaaaaatatggatgAAAAGAGTGTACTCTCTGcattttgtaattttgttCTTTCGGCAGTAAGTAAGGATCAAGTGGTTCGACGTTGTTTACATTTACTAAATGAGTATATACATGATGTAGGCGATAGACTGAAGAAAGGTAATGAGAGTAACAGATGGAAGGAGCAAAATGAGAATAATCTTTCAAGTAATAATACGGTAATGAACAACAGTATGTGTTATAGTGAAGACAATATGCATatgagtaaaaaatattgcgctgcaataaattttatgttgTTATTTTTGCAAGAATTAAAGGGTATACTATTTCCTGGGAGCGAGGGAAATCACCATAACATAAGTGACAGTACTAAAGAATACTTTGCATACCTTTTAAAAGATacgtttataattttatttcatctaATAGAGTATAAAAACTACGAAATGGTGGAAATTGTGCGGTGCAATTTTGATTTGCTCCGATTTCTTCTTGCGCACGATATGGACAAGCACTTGGAGGGGAATGCCCCTCAGCTCGTAATGAATGATATTAATTTGAAGTGGGAGTTTAATCAGCGGAATTCCACGTTTTGTTTCGATAGTTTGTTCATTATTCTTCATAAATTGCTCGTAAGTAGTAAAATGACCAAGGATGTGTATTTTGACACCTTGGGTATTAGCCTGAATGTACTTGACTCCTTTTATATGAGGAAAAGTGAAAATTATGAGAGGATATCTAAGTCCTTATTGGAGGTTAGACAAATGAAGTTTAAGAAGGGTACCATAAAGATATGGAAAGTCGTACCCCTTTCACACGCATAAGTGCAAATACATATGAgtatacgcatatacatGCGCATATACACGTCTGTGAATgcatatttacacatatgtgCGTccatatttacacatatatgcgtCCATATTTACATGTCTGTGCGTCCATATTTACACGTCTGTGAATgcatatttacacatatgtgCGTCCATATTTACACGTCTGTGCGTccatatttacacatatgtgCGTCCATATTTACACGTCTGTGAATgcatatttacacatatgtgaatgcatatttacacatatgtgaatgcatatttacacatatgtgCGTCCATATTTGCATTTATGGgcatatacgtacacacTTCTGCGTGTGCGCTCGTACCGCGCGTAACCGCGTTCCCCTTTCCTTAGGTTCTTTTTAGCGAACCGGTGAGTGAAGCAACTGTTGAAGACAAACTGTCAGTGTGTATAGAGCTAATTACCTTTATGAAGAATAGAAAAACgaaattttttgatttatctGTTACTGcgttagaaatatataagtactgTATGGAGCTAGATTTGCCTAGTTCTACTAGTAGCTACAAATTACTATCAACTTTTTATGAATGTGTACATGTTGATGATATGAGTTATGCTTTATTTGATAAGAATTTTTACTTTGACATgttccatatatataaaaaaagaatggaTAAAAGGCAAACTTTTCCTGATAGTAGTTtttgcacattttttttaaaattttttactcaatatattttagcgAAACATACGAAggatagtagtaataatgaaGAAGTTAATGACTTATGCTTGTATTTCATCCTTGTAATATacctaaaaataaattatagttACATCGACGAGTTTAAAAAGGAGTTGTTTTCCAAATTAAGGAAGGAAACCCTTTATTCGTACTTGTCATTAATGCGGAAAATATATCACTCTTTTGGGGAACAAGCATATTGGGATAATGGGAAAGAGCGAACGACGTTTCCTTGCAATGGTAATGGTCCGTATAGAAGCGGCCCAATTGTAAAGGAGCTAAGCTATGAGAGCGTCAAGAGTAATCAAAGCGGTGGAAGCGGTCAAAGCAGTGGAAGCGGTCAAAGCGGTGGAAGCGGTCAAAGCAGTGGAAGCGGTCAAAGCAGTGGAAGCGGTCAAAGCAGTGGAAGCGGTCAAAACAGTGGAAGCAGAAAAAGAGGCTATGCCCGTGGAGAGTACTGTCACATTCATGCAAATGTGATTAGTGCCTCCATCTTCTTCGAACATGTTACGAAATTCAGAAACGATGATAATGGTAGAGTGCAAGTGCCTACTATTGAAAGAGAGCATCTTCATGATCAGTCAATGAAAGACGATGGTGAAGGAGATAAAATGGAAATACATTTGTTTATAAAGAAGGAAGATGTTATAAATCCTAAATATATCCAACGGATGTTGTgcatatatagaatatactatgatattcaatttttcacTTTTGAGGATGTGaaaaatttaacttttttttttttcgagcCATATAACATTGAAAAGGAATATACTTCAAACCATGAGACTGGAAAATTCCTTAAAACAGATAACCACTtggataatttttttaattatatttattcaaatattaGATGCAAGGAATTGTATGTTTTCTTAAATACGTTAAGAAGCGAATTAGGGGATGATGCAGTAATGAATAAACACAGTCTTTTTAacttgtatttttatatatatcattatagtGATAGGAAAAGTGCAGTGGATCATCCAAATGAACAGGTAGCCATTTCGGATGTAGTTTGtattatgaagaaaatatacaattatgaatttcttaaaatatgtaaagcAATACTAAGAGAGAGGAATTACAAAGATGAAGGAGAACAGAAGTTGAAGGATGATATAGCCCACAAATTAAACAgctttaaattaaaaaatttctacGATTTAAAAGTgcaaattttcctttttaaggagtacataataaaatatattatgaaaatgaaCAAGGGGGAGGAAGAGAACAATATGGGTGAAAAAAACTGTTACAGTGGTTGTAAGAATAAAGATAGAGGTATGCCCAATGAGGAATGTAACAAAGATCATGTTAATTATACAAAGGAGGACAGTAGTACAGATGTGAAGAAACTTAGTGACGAGGAGCTCTATCAGAATAAGATAAACCAGTTGAAACAGAAAATaccttcattttttcattcttataTTGATAAGAATCTTAACTTGAGTGCAAAAAATGAGTTAGAGTTAATAAATTTGCTAAAACATTTAGTATGCATCAGTAAGCATATTACTGGCTTTAATTTGTTTGAGTGCACGATTGTTCAAAGGCTTCTTATAGATTTGAAGAACCTGGATCTAAGTAACTAcgacatttttttttgctgcaTGTCCTTCGTTAAAGGAGTTAAAAATGGAATCGAGATTAGAAGCGGGATTGGAAGCGGGAGTGGAAGCGGGATTGGAAGCGGGATTAGAAGTTGGACTGGCATTGACTACAGCGATTGGGGCGAACCTCGTAATGATGAAGCTTCTCTTTTCCTTAACAGTAATGCGGATGCTttgaaaaacatttttatgagTTATCTTGCCTTTCTAAAAGGCCACTACAAGAAGTGCTACGAGGAAAAAGCCTCCATGTACAAGGAGAAAGGTAGGATACTGAATAGCACTCTGAGTGCTAGCAATAGTGGTAGTGCCAATAAAGGAAGTAATAATGGCGATTTTAACGTTGGCAGCTGTAGCGTTAGTAGTTGTACTGATGATAATTTTAGAAAGAACAATGCGCAGGAAGGGGAGATGAACGGGCAGAATGACCGAAGGACTGTGAATGAGGATGACAGAAAAGAAGCCCTACTACTACACAGCAAAATGggcatacattttttactgTACGTATACAATTTGATAGGAGTAAGTGACGTAACGCCTCTTAACTTtgtaaatgaaaagaagTTTATGAAAAACATGATTAAgattgtttattttgttctatcAACAGATCAATGTTGTAAAGGttacataaatgaaaagttAAAAGCACTCTGTGTAAAGATAGTAAAGAAGCTTTTCGATTGCGACTCTATATGTTTTAGCTCCATATATAAAATCCACTTCTTCACATTACAGTTATGTATTAGtgaatataatgaatattttatgaacaaaatattttttaaaaaagatgtGGTATCCGTTGAGTATTTGATTAagttgaagaaaaaaatgctagatatttatataaatacttattatttatatattttattttcaaatatagaGAAGTTTAAGCATAGCAGTGTGTTTATTGAAAAGACACGTACAATTCTTTTATCaaatagtatattttttaacgaATTACACAAACTGAAAAATGCTAATGAGGATATGTTTCATACAGTGAGTAgttatctatatattaatggaGGTGAGGAAAGGGAGGAGGAACATGTAGAAAAtcgttttttaaattctgtTGTTACTATGCCTGAAGGGCATTACGAAAGGAGAATACTAAATTGTAATAAGCATGATGTGTGTGTAAATGAAGTGGATAATGTGAACGGTATGAACGGTATGAACGGTATGAACGGTATGAACAGTATGAAAGGTATGAACGGTATGAACGGTATGAACGGTATGAAAGGTATGAACGGTTTAGGTGGTGTTATCTGTGGGGGTCTGGATGGAAATAAATCAGAAAAGAATAGGGGGAAGGATACAAAGTACGACAGCTGCACAAGCGATGGCAGCTTCTTAAGCAATGCCTCATCGTTAAGGTATAATTGCTGCACaagcaataataatttcGTAGGTGTTGACTGCTTTGTAGGTGATagtagtaacagtaacaataattCGAAAGATGGCCCTGCGCATAACAGAGAAGAGTTTAAGGAAGGcacaacaaaaaataaatacaaaaaagataggaaaagaaaagaaagcaTTCTGTATGAATTGAAGAGTCATATGACGAATATCTTTTTAGGAATTCATTTAAACAAGAATATTTTAGACCtttactcttttttattgaaattgAATTATTTGAACGTACTTCTGTCCATGTTGAACATATGTCTGTCTtcagaatattttatatatgaagacGATTTATATCAAAAGTTTTTACTGTTTTTAGAAAATCATAATTTAAACTTGTACAACTTTTTGAATGactttaaaaaagttaatgaCATATTAGAGGGGTACACGGATGGTACAGTAGGGAGTGACGAAGTGGGAAGTAGCAGAGTAGACCATAACAAAAACaagttttacattttttttctctctctGCATTTAATTCTGCTCCTTATAACAGTATATCCCCGTGAATCGatcaaaataattaaagaaaacAAACTGTTcgatattataaattttaatcaATTACTCTTATCTAACCTAATAATTGATCATCAGTTAAGTCAGTTGAGTGCTCTAGCTAGCAGTTACGTAAACACTACATTTTCTTATAACCCTGTTTTGAAAactttgtattttaaatacaaGATTAAGGAAGATGATAGCGAACAATTTGAGGATGTCACGGTCAAACTGTCCCTCAGTTTTATGCCCAACTATCCTTTTTCCCAACTCGTCATTAAAGATAAGATAGAAGCTCTAGGTTAGTAAGGAAGATCAGGGGCAGGCACGCGAAAAAGAAAGCGTATGCAAGCATGGAGCAatgcgcatatatacatatacatatacatgtgtacgtatatgtgtgcacgtacgaatatatatatatatatatatatgtacgcacGTGTGCATGCGATTATGCGGATTTGTTTAATTAACTATCAAATTACATGACCATATGACTGTATGCATATTTTCTGTGTGTCGTCTTGGGTGTGACTGTTCCTCGGAAGCACTCGCTCcataacaaatttttttttttttttttttttttatccctCATTGGTTCTGAACTATTTATATCATTGGTTCATACCGTAAATCCCTAACGCATTCATCGTTTATCTTTCATGTtacatccttttttttttttttttttttttttttttttttgacccCTGAGCAGACAAGAAGGCTTATGTGCACAATTCCATTAAGAGCATGTACAAATACGCGAGGACTGGCAATATCAacgaaatttttataaaatttgataATCTAATGAATAGCTACTTTCAAAATAAATCTCAGTGTAATATATGCTTCATGATATTGCACGAAAGGAAGACCTGTGATAAAACGTGCTCGAAGTGCAACGCCGCATACCACAGCCACTGCCTCCACAAGTACGTCCCCCACACATACATGCgtgcatatgtgtatgtatatttgcaTGCGTTTGCACGCGTctacatatatgtgtttacAAATGTATTCATTCCTTCTTTCCTCCCTGTAGGTGGTTTTTAACATCGCACAACACCAAGTGCCCTTCGTGTCAAATGCAGTTCAACTCgtgaaaaaataatggaaaGGTAGCTGttcccctttttttccttatcagTTGTGTATACATGAGTGTATACAGTTTGtattatgctttttttatattttgctttttttgtattttgcattttatatattttgcattttatatattttgcattttatgtattttgctttttttatattttgcctattttgtattttgcttatttaatattttgcttatttaatattttgctttttttagattttgccttttttgtattttgctttttttatattttgccatttttgtattttgcttatttaatattttgctttttttatattttgccttctttgtatttttccttctttgtatttttccttttttgtatttttcttattttacaGTTTGTTTATCTTGTATttaatgtacataatatttttcatattttacatttttctcgTTTGAATGGGTTaactttatttctttaaaaattttgaaaataaaaatggatggtcgaaaataattatcaccttgataaaatttttgcatTCACACGCTTGTCTCAGTGTCTGCATGTGTAATAGGCATCCAATGTGTTAagatatattcattatttttttttttttggacaaaaaaaggaagaaggaAGACAGAAACGAGGAAGTAGAGAATTGGGGAAGGaacgaaataaataaaaaaaatagatataaccccttgaaaaagaaaaaattcaaaagTTGTATGTGATGGTTTACTAGGGGAGGTTCATAAGGGAGAAGTGTAGACGAAAAACTTGCACCTAAGTGTGTTTGTGTgtttgtgtgtatgtgtgtatgtatgtatgtgtgtatgtatgtgtgtatgtatgtatgtgtgtatgtatgtatgtgtgtatgtatgtatgtgtgtatgtatgtatgtatgtgtgtatgtatgtgtgtatgtatgtgtgtgtatatgcacGTATGCTTCTTATATGCAATTCGCTCGGATCAGGTGAAGCCCTGGAAGGAGGGGACGTCCTGTACAATGCTCTTGTTGGTCGTGGTGGACGACTTGAAGTCTTTTTTCCGCTGCTTTTTCCTGTCAGGAGTGGAAAAGTCAGGTATTGATAGGTTCCGTTTGATTCGCATATTTTTAGCGAATTCATAGGAGTGATCTGGATTGATAACGTGATAACTTGATCTGTTATATTTCCTTCTTTTGGCAGAAGCAGTAGGAGGAGTCATGTAATGTGTCGAATCTTCATAGAAAGAAGAAAGGTCTTCTTTTGTATccattccatttttttccttcataTCGTTTAAAACTTTTATACTAGCTCTTTTTATGAATCCATTGGAATTCATTTCATCATTTGCATATCTATCGGAAAAGATGGCAAAGGATCTCCTAccactttttttatatcctcCCAAATTTTTAAAGGTATCATTAATTAacttgaaaataatttttgcatatttatcatttgatttacataaaaaatgggaaatCATAGTAGTTGTTAGtagcttttttttcttttgttcaATTTCTCTAAATGTCTTAATACCTATGTAATATTTCAAACAATGTACATACCAGTTATAAACCCCTATTCCATCTAAATTATCGAAACGTATGTCTGAAAACCATGGATGGGAAAGTGCATCAGCAGCTGTAATTCTATCATTAggattatattttaacattttgaCTAGTAGATCAATACCTAATTCATCAATTCTACCATTTGTAATTACATTTAATgcatcttttttatttttaatattaacattaaaaaaatcagCTTTTAAAGGATAAAAACGGGAGTCACTAAAAAATTCCAATTCATCATTATTAGGTTTTCCTAACGAATTGACAATTCGTATTATAAGATCAAATTCTGTAACTCCTCTAAATAATGGTTTTCCAATAATTAATTCGCATATAATACAAGCAGCTGACCATATGTCTACATTTAATCCATATTGAaaatctttattattataatagtcctcttctttttctttttttcttttattttttttattttttgatatttcaAATTTGGATAACAAAACTTCTAGAGGTCTATAATAAATTGTACAAACAGTTGGAGTCATATCtccatcattttttaattctctaCATAAACCTAAATCACCaatttttagtaaatatttattattagcTGTTTGTTGTAACATTACATTTTCTGGTTTTAAATCTCGATGgcacattttattattatgtaaatatgctAATCCGTTTAGTAATTGAAAAGATAGCCATTTTgcttcttttaaatttaagcCCGCTTGGTCTTCACTAATCTTTGTCCtttgaattaatttttttaaatctccTCCATCGCAATATTCATAAGcagcaaatatatatttttgatgaGCAGATAATGGAGTCATATCTAATTTAGCTTGCAAATGGTAATTAGAAGTATAATGCTGTAATATCTgtctatttatatattcacttATACATTTCTGTCTATCTATAGTAACATCAATTAATCGTAATATATTTGGATGACgacctatattttttaaacaaatcaATTCTCTTAATGTTGTACAACTTATTCCTTCATCATTTATTGTTCTTAAATCATctctaaaaaattttattgcatatacattttttcgaaaaaatacaaattcgTCTGTATAATAGTCATACGGCAAATAGTTTGTGTTCTCATAcaaatcattattattactatactTTATCACCTTCCCTTTGTACACATCTCCATACGTTCCCCTCCCCAGCTTTTCTTCCAACGACACTGTcgagtatatattattgaaataaattttgcaTTTGGTCAGCGTTATCCCGAACATTGTTCCACGTGCATGTAAgtgtgtatatgcatatgtacatgtatatgcacaCGAATATGTGTACATACGCACGAACAAATGCCCACCAAATAAGGCGTAAATGCAAGCtaaactaaataaaaatgaaaaaggaatacaaaatttttaacttgcaatggtttttatttttttctcctcaGTTAGACAAAATGTGCAAATTCCTATTTGGAAAAGGGGGGCGAATtggggaaataaaaaaaaaaaaaaaaaaaaaattatatcataaGTATACTTGTGTTTATATAAGTCAACCAAggtacaaaaataaaaaaagaaaagtaaaagagagagagagagagagaCAGAGAGACAGACAGAGAGACAGACAGacagagaaaaaaaaaaaaaaaaaaaattctcctTAGTACATCTTTTCGTACGGATGGGAGTTATTCGATCGCGTAACCTTTCCTAGCTATTGGTGGTAATAAGGAGAAAGAggatacacacatacatgtTTGTGTAAGTGTACA from Plasmodium malariae genome assembly, chromosome: 11 harbors:
- the CRK5 gene encoding cdc2-related protein kinase 5, putative, with amino-acid sequence MFGITLTKCKIYFNNIYSTVSLEEKLGRGTYGDVYKGKVIKYSNNNDLYENTNYLPYDYYTDEFVFFRKNVYAIKFFRDDLRTINDEGISCTTLRELICLKNIGRHPNILRLIDVTIDRQKCISEYINRQILQHYTSNYHLQAKLDMTPLSAHQKYIFAAYEYCDGGDLKKLIQRTKISEDQAGLNLKEAKWLSFQLLNGLAYLHNNKMCHRDLKPENVMLQQTANNKYLLKIGDLGLCRELKNDGDMTPTVCTIYYRPLEVLLSKFEISKNKKNKRKKEKEEDYYNNKDFQYGLNVDIWSAACIICELIIGKPLFRGVTEFDLIIRIVNSLGKPNNDELEFFSDSRFYPLKADFFNVNIKNKKDALNVITNGRIDELGIDLLVKMLKYNPNDRITAADALSHPWFSDIRFDNLDGIGVYNWYVHCLKYYIGIKTFREIEQKKKKLLTTTMISHFLCKSNDKYAKIIFKLINDTFKNLGGYKKSGRRSFAIFSDRYANDEMNSNGFIKRASIKVLNDMKEKNGMDTKEDLSSFYEDSTHYMTPPTASAKRRKYNRSSYHVINPDHSYEFAKNMRIKRNLSIPDFSTPDRKKQRKKDFKSSTTTNKSIVQDVPSFQGFT